Proteins from one Halococcus sediminicola genomic window:
- a CDS encoding cupin domain-containing protein: protein MQKAKEELPVAIETPDAKVRQQTDFGAATDYGELAAERLRFAAGTDLTPLLKGLEDDMCQCPHWGYVLDGAINLRYSDGIEEVSEAGDQLYWPPGHTLWVEEDTEFILFSPQDDHIEVFEHMANRMEELEE, encoded by the coding sequence ATGCAGAAAGCAAAAGAAGAACTCCCAGTTGCGATAGAGACACCGGACGCGAAAGTACGACAGCAGACGGACTTCGGTGCGGCGACCGACTACGGCGAACTGGCCGCAGAACGCCTCCGGTTTGCTGCCGGAACCGACCTTACGCCGCTCCTCAAAGGTTTGGAGGACGATATGTGCCAGTGTCCCCACTGGGGCTATGTGCTGGACGGCGCAATCAACCTTCGCTACAGCGACGGGATTGAAGAAGTCAGCGAGGCAGGCGATCAACTCTACTGGCCGCCGGGACACACCCTCTGGGTTGAGGAAGACACGGAGTTCATTCTCTTCAGCCCGCAGGACGACCACATCGAAGTCTTCGAACACATGGCCAACAGGATGGAAGAGTTGGAGGAGTAG